AGAGGAGACCCTGGagagcttcacacacacacacacacacacacacatgcattcacacacatatgcatacacacacaaacacgtacACACATGCACGTGCTCACACACATATGAGCATACGCACACACATAAAACGCACACATATGCAGAAACACACGGgtgcacacaacacacatacatgcacatgtgcacacaatgcctacatgtatacacatacataaacatgTGCATACATACATGTGCGCCGATTTATGCGTAGGCATAAACACGTACACACCCATTACACGTACACGCACATggacacacctacacacatatacatataaacatgtacacacacacacacacacgcctggcCACACCAGCATCCAGCTACGGCGGCTGCTGGCACCCTCATCGCCAACTCTCAGCCTCCAGATCCGTGAGCAAACACAGCCTGCTGTGCTGCTGCCAGCCGGGGACCCCCCCACGCAGCCAAggctcccctgcacccactcTGCGCTCCGAAAGAAGGTCGCCCCTTCtcaaccctccccccacccccttcagcGAGGGAAGGGCTGCAAGACCCTTGAGCATAGTGTTACATCTGGTCTAGTTACTCATGCAACTTGCTTGGGAAAACAGGCTGCAGAGATGAAAGAAACCATGTCGTGGtggccacccccagccccgtcttctctgctgtgcccccacAGTCCCTATCTGATCTTTCTACTGCTACGGTCAGCGTCCCAGGCGCCGGCCACCATCCTCAGCCTGCGAGATAACCCTGAGCGCCCGGTAACATCACCCAGCAACGCATGACGATTACCATGCAGGAGCCACGCCGTGTCCCAACAGAACACAGAGCtgcgggcagggcctgggctgtactgggggaagaggcagagagcccTCCCCACAGCTAAAGGCAACTCAACACTCCGCGTTTTTACTGGAAGGTGGGGTCAGGCAGTTTCAGCAACCGTTCCCCAGGGCAGGTGGAACAAAGACACCACAAGGACGGCGCTGCTGACCTTGAAAGGGGTCGTACTGCCCGGGGATCAGCGGGTAGCCCATGCCCACGTGGGTGTGGTGATGTGTGTGCAGGTGGCGCTGGCTGAACGGCGAGTGGCGGTCTCGTTCCCTCTCGGCCTCCCGTTCCCGCTCAGCCGCTGCCTTCTCCACCGGctgcaggagagaagagaaacaacACCCCAAGTGAACACCTCCGGACGCACCAGCAGGAGCACCACACCACCCTGTCCCGCTGCTAGAGCCCGCTGACCCCTGAGGggtggacagacagacacagcagTCTTTGCTCATCTGATAATTCAGGGTTGCCTCCCGCTGGAGTTCAAGCCAACGACTAAGGGAGGGGATCCGCAGCGGCACCAAGGGTCTCCTGCATGGCTGCAGCAGGGagacagcagccctgggctcactCGCAGCTGCAGGCTGGACCGTGTCCCAGGCTGGACCATGCCCCAGGAACAACTCCTCCACAAGCATTCAGGGAGACAAGGCCCTGGAGCTGCATCTTTAAACCCATGCTTTCCATTTAGACTTTTAAACTGGTAATTTGTGGGCGAGAGACTTTCTCATCATCTTCAACGCATCCATAACCGCTTCGCACCCTTCAAAGACGCAGCCCCACAAACAGTCCGCCGCCATCTAGTCGGGGACGTCAGCAGCCCACAGCCACCGTCCCGGGACGGTGAAGGACTGTGCATTCCTGCACATGTGTGCCTTTCAGAAGCCCCACCCTTTCACCCAAGTCCTCTTCCCCTATGCACCTGCACTGTGTCGGCACAGTCCCAGGGCGCTGACCTAAGCCAGAGCGCAGCCGCGACAGCCCTCGCTCCAGAGCCAGGCGGCTGGGCCCTGCCTAGGAGCCTCACCCGTGCAAGACTCTACTCCACGCCTGAACGACACCAAGAGGGCACCGGGCCCTCGGCTCTGCTCCTGAACAGCCCCCAGCAGGAAACTGACCGAGAGGCAGGGGAGACCGCTGACAGCTCAGACCGCTGCAGAAGCCAGGCGCCCAGTGTGGACACCGAGGGAtgcaggctggggggtggggtgggtctgAGCCCCACCCGTGCTCGCACAGGTGGGGAGCAGGACATACGGCCAGCTCAGGCTACCTGCTCTGAGCCACTGCGCCCAAGTGACTGCACCGGACTCCACTGTCTGAGGAGAAGGAGCCCATCTGAACTTGTACACTAGAGTCCCAGATTTTTTACAAACCTATcccaaaagaaaaacactttcaAAAAGCACAATTTGCCCAATGGATCAAGGGCTTGCAGGCTCTGAACTACTTAGCTACAGGCAGGCTGTACGACAGAATCCTCCAGGACTTAATTTCTCcggcttttattaaaaaaaaaaaaaatggcttttgtGCCACAAGCTGGCCCCCACGCATCTAAACTCCAGCCCTGGGTGAGTGAGTTCTGACGCGAGATTTTCCAACAGGGAAGCCTGCTACAGCCACACGGACCTCGACTACATGTCCCCTTCCGTGTGACACAGCCTCACCCTTCAGCGCTCGCTCCTTGTGTGCTGGGATAACACAGCACCCCTGAATTCACAGCTGGGGCTCCCAACCCTTCTCTAGCTTGCCCCCCAGGGCGCCCCCAAACACAGCAGTGGCCGGCGGCTTACGACGGGAGACTTGCTGCGGTACTGGCTGGCGTGCTGCTGCAGCAGATCCAGGGCTTTCGACTCGGTGGCTGCTTTCGCGCtgatgctggggctggtgttgactTTCTCGGCCTCTTCCCTCCCCGACATCTTCCCGTAGACAGGGTAATGAAATCCTGGCGAGAGATAGGCCCCTGCAGACACACGACAAAGGCTGCATCGAGTTACAGGCTACACCTTGGCGACAGAACACAGAATCCCTCAGGCTACAGGACCGTGGGATGAGAGGTGGGGATCTCAACACAGGGGGTCACATGAGGACCGGGCTCCGTCATCCTTAAACTGCAGGGACCACGTGCGCCCATTTTCTTCCCCCAGTTTATCCATCCTGGTGAACGGAGGTTACGTACAGAACGGAGCTTACGGCCACTTCATACACTTGTGCGTCTGCTTAAGTGGAAGCAATGGCAGCCGTAATGATTACGACAGGAAGCGCTTAGGCTATTTTCCCAGGCGATAAAGGCTCTGTCAGTCTAACAGGCACACTGGACCATCACAGACGCCAAGCCCCCCACTCACGTGCAGTCAGAGCGTTCGGCACGTACCAGGATAGCTGTGCATGAGGACAGGCGAGACCGCCCGGTAGGCGGGGTGGCTGGGGTCGTACACCTGCGGGTATGGGTACGCGTGCAGGTACTGGATGTAGGACTGGTGCTGACTCATGGGGGAGGACACGGCCACGCGGCTTCCCCGCGAGTCCTTCCAGTTCACAGGGGTCTTCCGGTCGTCGCTCTTCAGCTTGTTCTCCTCCAGCGGCTGGGAATCGGGACGCTTGGCTTCCTTGGGCTCCTCTTTGATGCTCGCCAAGGACACGGGAAGGCTGGACGCCACGCCCTCCTTGTTAGGGGTTTTCCTCGGACTGTCCTCTTtcaatctcttctctctgtcaagCTCTTCGGACTTTTGCTGCTCCAGATATTTGGGCTGGTACACATAATGATGCCAAGTCCTTGAATCTGGGTCCTAAATGAAAaagagatttgtgtgtgtgtgtgtgtctgcaaatTTCAATTTCTAAGAAAACCCATTACATCGTCACGACAGCACTACGCCTCTGACTTCTGATAGTAACTTAACATTTATGTATGTGTCAGGCACTGGGCCAATAGCTTTACCCCCTTCCCGCACCAAGCAAATCATTTCTGGGGTAGGCGATACCACGGGTTCCTCGTACAGATGACAAGACCAAATTTTACAAGCAACATCAAGGTCAAGGTCACATCAGTGTCCAATAGCGGAGCTGTGCTCCAGACTCCAGTCTGCTGGAACTAAGGTCACTTCGCATAAATAACGCCATCAGACATGCTAATTCCAACCCTCATTCTCCTTTTACTATCTCATCtaggtttaaaaacaaaaaaaataattttttaaaaaccccagtgTAAGCTAGTAAGGGTCAGTTTATGTAATTACAACACCTGCTAACATCGCTGAGGTGGAGGAAAAACCCTGGGATTCCTAACACACTTCTGTGTCTGCTACGGCTGAGGTTCGCTTGGTACATCGGCTCACTTCTCGTCAAACGCTAACATCTCAGCCAAAACACAAGTTCAAATTGAGAGCACACAAGATGGCTTCTCTATGAGAAACACAGAACCATCTATGCACCCCgcctctcccccaaccccgcccccgGGTCAGATGCTTCTGATGGAGCCCTGCGGGGCAGCCGccgggctgcagcctgggaaggtgggggtgtgggggctcGGCATCCTCCTGGCCTGTGGCAGGCGTGTAGCGGGGGAGGAGTTCCCGTCTGGTTCACCAGGGACGCTCTCAGCACTGCAGGGGGGTTGGGGGAGATGGCGAGGACGAGGGTTTCTGAGGCTGGGAAATACCAGGACCAATGCTCGGTGCAGCTGGCGAGTCAGCAGGGACAGGATGAGCTGGCGCACGCACGGCTGCACCGCAACCCGGGTTCACGGGTTCTCAGGCTGGCTGACCTTGGGGCCCCTCCCAAACTCTGCTCACAAGTGCGCACCTCTGAGCTCTGCTTTGGGGCAGTTAACACAGGGAGTAAGACAGAGCCCGGGGGAGAGACACCTAGGGCCCACATTccgttcaacaaacaaaaaagatcatGAACGGCCAGGGTGAATGCAGGGGCCCGGTTTGCATTCTCCTAGAAGATGCTAACCAACCGGACACGAGCATCTGAGAGAGAGGACACCCACAGCCTCGGAGGTGGACGGGAACTTGGCCGCCCTGGGCTGGAACGCCTGCACCCCCCGGGGGCCTCGACAGAGTCACAGGGCGCATGAGCCAGCCAGGCGTACATCCCCAGGTGCCTCCGACTGCACGCGCCCAACACCGACAGCAGGCGCCGTGCCCTCCGCGGCAGCCCTAGGGCAGCTCCCGAGAGCCCCGAGACAAGGGGGGAGACCCtcacgtggtggtggtggtgggggcacaggggagggcgggtggtggtggtgggggctccTCGGCTGCGTGTGGTCTGCACCAGATCCACGCccagactgctctctctctcgggGCCACGTTCCACAATCTTACTTGTTTAAATCTCGAGGTTGGGTCTACACCTGTCTGCTTCATAGAGTCCATGACAGATTTCATTTCTACAGCCTCCTTAATAAGCTGGtggttttccatttgcttagCTTTGAAGCTGTCGGcctgaagctgctgctgctgattgGAGAGAAGCTGCGATTTACCTGTCTCCTCAGTTTTATTAGGCACGGAAGGCCCTAGTTTAGAATGGCTTTTGCTAGGCTCCGGGGTAGAGGGAGCTTTTGAGACCGTGGCCGACGGCACGTGTTTCTGTTTACcgtcctcctggcccagctccttcaAGGGGAGCTCATGCTTCCGCTCAGAGTCTCCTCTCCCggcctgggccaccttctgctcgGCCAGCCTCTGGTCCTCGTAGTACTTCTCGTATTGCTGCCTGTAGGCGGGGCTGGTGGCCATCAGGGACTTCTGGTCCATGTAGAGCCCGTAGGCGTACTGGCCGTAGTACAGGGACTGGGCCAGCGCCGGGTGCCTCTGGGTGATCACCGACTGGTGCTGCGGCTGCAGGGGGGCAGCGCCGTGGTCCCCTTTCTTAGACTCTAACTGCTCTGCCTTGTCTTTCTTCTCGGCGTCTTCCTCACACTCCTTCTTCACCTTCATCCCCTGCGAGCTCCCGCCGGTCCCGGCTGCAGGCGCGCCCGCCTGGCCCGCGTGCATGTAGCTGGGGGAGTAGTAAGGGTCGTAGCCGTGGTAATAGGGGGAGGGGGACTCCTTCAGTTGAGACGCCTGCGCTGCGGCTGCAGGATGCCCCCTGGCGACGCCGTCCTTGCCAGAGAGGATCTCCGATGGGGAGCTGGCCTTGGACCTCATGCCCTCCGACCTGCTATCCGAACCCCCGTCGTCTGCGGCGTCCGAGATGTCTGAGTAGGCGGGGCTGCTGGTCTTCGCCGCCGAGCTCTCGGGCCCGTTCTGGGCGAGCACGTGCAGGGCGGGCATGGGCGCCTGCCCGTTCACCAGGGTGCTGCACTCCATCCTGGAGGCACTGCCGATGGAGGGGCTGGGCGCGTTGTCGGTGAACGTGTACACCTTGTCGGCCTCGGCTTTGATGCTGGCCATGCGGCTCTCCTGGGACTCCGCCAGGCCATTGGCCAGCCCCTCGCCCTTGGTGAGGTGGTCCTTCAGGAAATGCCCCGCCAGGTCCTTGCCCGCCGCCCCCTTGGGCTCCTCCAGCTTCCCCAGCTTGGCGTCCGTCTTCGGGCTGCCCGAGTCCTTGCCCTCTTTGTCTTTGAGCTTCcgcttctcctttttcttcttgtctttgagTGACACGAGAGCCGGGTTCACGGTGAGCGGCTCTCCCATGATGGTGGGCTTGGGCTGGATGGGCTTCAGCGGGGGACTCTTCGGCGTGGCCTGGACGACGGTGGTGGTGAGGGAGGGCAGGCCAGGCATCGTCCCCGTGGTGGTGGCGGTGAAGGCCGCCGTGGGGATGGCGATGAGCTGCGGGGGGGTGGGCGCGGGCGCTGGGGCGATGGGCCGGGCGCCTTTCAGCTTGGACAGGTTCTTGTCCATTTTGCAGTTGCTGGCTTTCCggcccttttccttctctcccagaGTTTTCTTGTCAATCAACCCTTCGGCTTCCAGTTTGGGCATCTCTGCGGCCGAGCTGCCGTCGGCGGCCGAGCAGCTGTCCAGCGTGGCCGTCATGTTGGAGATCACGGGCAGGTTGCTGAGGTCAGCACTCAGGCCCTTCTTTTTGCCCGAATTCTTTCCAGCTTTGGACCCGAGCGTGGCGACCGGGCCATTGCTCAGCAGCTCTCTCTTCCCCTTGGGGGTCCCAGGGGGGTTCCCGGCACCAGGAGACGCGGGGGCCTTGGCCTGGTCGTAGGCTGGGGCACTTGTGCTGGGCTcgctgcactccagggccacattGCTCAGGGCCTCCTCGCAGTCCGAGATCTTGTCCTCGCTGTCGGGCTCAAACTCCAGCTTGTTCTCTGGGTCCAGGTGTGCATGGGCCTGGTGGTAGCGCAGGCCGTTAATGTGCTTGTACTTCTTGTTGCAGTTCGGGTGGGGGCAGTCGATCAgcacaggagaggagcagccctgATCCAGGAAGGTGGCCTCCGGCTTCCCCTGGGGCGTGGTAGGGGTGCTTCTGGAGTTGGTGCGTACCCGCTTCCCGGGCTTGCTGTCCTCGGAGCTGGAGTTGAGGTCCAGCTCCATGGGGGGCTTGTTTTTCCTCTTGTTGGTGGAGGAAGGGCTGGCTTTGATGTCCTCGGCGGCACAGTTCGGGGGCGTCCTGCGGCCGCTGGCATTGAGGCTGCCCCGCCTCCCTTTCCCATTGGCCCCCCCTCGGTTCTTGCTCTGCAGCCCCCGGCACTCCGCGAAGCTGGCCTCGGAGCCAGGGGCCGCGGCGGCTGACCTCGCTCTCTTCCCTCGGCCCCGGCCCCCTCTCATCTCCAGGTCGCTTGTTGGTGACTCGCAAAACCTGGGGGAAACAAGGAACACAGGTCAGAAAGAGCACCCACAGAAGAACAGGTGACATCACATGGGACAGGATGCGGCACCAAAAAAACGGGGAGGCAACACCCCAGGGGCTCCACGGCTGCGCCCAGCCCAGGACGAGGCCCCCCTGCCTTCCCTCCAACACCTGCACAAGGACAGGCCACCACCAGTCTTGTGACGGCTCCGGGGGACGGGGGTCGGGGGTTGGGGGGCTgcctgcttccagcccagctctgatttGCAGTTTGAGAAAAGACGATgacaagggaaagagagaaggggcgGCCAGCGGGCCTCTGAGAAGAGACCCAGCATCTGCGTCTCACCGTGCTCAATCCCAAGCTGCTCACGTTGCAACCACAGGCAGACTTGGACGAAGCACTGGTCTCTCCATGTGGCTCCCTGTGTGTGCAGAGAGCGGAGAAGCCAAAGAGCTGCTGCATACCTTGGGGGAGCCCAGTCGTGCTTGGTGCAGTCCAGGAGAGTCCCCACGTAAGTCTTGTTCCTCCATGTGACATTGACCACCAGGACACCTGGTTGGGGGGAGACAGCAAAGAAAGGGCCTCGCTCAGCACGGTGATTGCCAGCtcagtggtgatgatgatgatggtgttaCCAGCACATTCTATCCTCGCTTGCTTTCAAAAGCTgtggtttgccttcttcctctttctggttTCAGTGACCTCAAGTTAAAACCCACAGGAAATTGtgtattcgtgtgtgtgtgtgtgtgtgtgtgtgtgttcatgcgcATGCGTGTGGCAAGAGTGTGTGAGAGTGTAATCAAGATACCGCTGACAGAAGGAAATGGTTCTTGCCATGTCCTGCTGTAAAACAGCAACACTCACCtcttaatttttctattattacaCATAATTGCTTTCGCTTGGCAAGCGGCCAACATCAACTGAGCGCCAGTTACCAGGGCTTAAACCAGAGGGGACTGGGAGCCATCGGTTCTGATTCCAATTCAACTCTGAAATGATGGccatttttattaagaaaaaaaaaaggtgcagatGCCTAAAAACAGGGACTCGGAAGCCAGGCGGCAGACGCTGAGCTGTGAGTTCTCTCTCCTAACCCTCCCCTCTCCGACTCAGGCAGGCAATCACCAGCCTTCCTAGGGTATCCGTGTCACTGTTTGGTCTTGTGGCATATGAAGGGCTCCCAAAATAGCcctcttaagaaaataaatgtgcaCAATAAGATGTGCTCTGGGGGTTATCTTTAGAATCAACTCTGGTAAGCATTTGCCACTGAGGATTAGAAAAGAAATCTCAAAACCAACACGGCTTGTTTCCTGCAagccactctgcctctccctactgCTCTGCAGACAGACAATTTAATTTAGCTCTGCATCTGTGAATTACTAAACTTAAGTGCACTTAGTACAACAAATGTCACAGAGAAACAAAATATAACATCCTCTTTATTTCTCTGGAGGACAAgcgagctttttttttttttttaaaagactcgcTGCTTCACAGCTGATGTTAAAAGGACCTGGATTTGGGGCCAGACCTCAAGAATCAGGGTACAGAAACATGGCAGTGAGCCTTCCTCCTCCTCGctgcccccacctctctctctctctctctctctctctctctctccccaaaacCCAGGACAGCCTCACTCAGAGTCTGTGTGCAGCTGGCCCACGCCCTCGCCTGACCACTGCCATTTTGAATTTCACAGGAAACCCGAACTGAGCTTGCTGATGCTAGGGGAAATCTCACCAGGTCAAACTCCCTTCCTCGGGACCCTGTCACGGCAGCGGGCAGCAGAATTTCTGCGCGGAGGGActccaggggcggggcggggcggggcggggcgttcTTTCACAAGGGAGATTCTGAGAATTGCTTCCCAGAAGGTGTGTGTCGCCgctcctgcggggggggggggggggggggggcacaaatAACCACTAGGATGGAGCATGGCAGGCATTTCCTGCCATCACGTCCAGGTCTTCTGCAGTGCCCTGGGGAAGGgggaattttgttgttgttaaccaCTGTGTACAAAAGGTCACATTGCATTGAGCACCCATGGTCATGAGGTATTTGGTGAAAATGAACACATTGGGGCGAAAGGGCTCTTTCACAAACCCCCTGCGGGAAAGGAAagcgaggggggggggggctgggggcggcctcTGAGACACccgctccccccagccccaggcggATCCCCACGCTTACAAACACGCAGCGCTCCACGCTGGGAGCGGAGGAAGCACACATTGTTTGGCCGCTGCGTGCCCGGCTTTTGTTGCCGGCTACGCCCACCGCGGCCTTCGCCGGCCCCGCAAACGCTGGCCGCTCACTGGCCAGCGCCGGCCGCCCTCGCTGGAGGCAGGCGGGCCCAGGAGCTGCGTGCTGCGGGGCAGGCGGGGGCTGGCACACACGCTGCACCGCACAGGCCTCTAACCCTCCTGCCCTGGGCGGTGGGAGCTGAAGGGACACCAGAGCCGCTCTCAGCTGCCTTGCAAGGGCCTGCTGGGTTTCTCAAGCGTGTGCCCTTAGAATGCTCAAGACACACGCTCTACTCCTCATCCCACGCGTGCGCCCGCGCCTGTCTGTCCGCGCCAGAGCTGGAGCTGCGTAGTGCGCTGCAGCGCAGGGCGGTTTGAAGAATGGGCTGGTGTACACCGCGCGGTGCACAGGCCTCGGGGAACACGGGCTAGGCTTCCTCTGCGCCCTGCGGGGAAGGGCACTAGCAAAGCAGACGGCTTCAAGCGGATGGTTCTTACTCCAGGCTCACTGCATGCGCCCGATGAAAACGGGTGGTCCACAtgcaagcaaaaaacaaaacccttgaCCCAGGCATACAGTGCccggcagcagaagacggcccgagtgcagggggccctgctcccccagagaggcagagggagaaagttcctgctcctggctctcgcCTGCCCTGGGTGGTGCTGCAActcagggagcaaaccagcagatgaagtgcaggtttctctctctgcctttcaagtggatgaaaataagtaaactttaaaaaaatatatatttatttgaaaggcagagttaagagagagaaggagagacacacacagagagaggtcttccatctgctggttcactccccaaacggccacaaggccaaggagcttcttccagggctttggccgcctgctgctgccttcctcgCCTCACCAGCATGAAGCTGGGttggggcagggcagctgggactggacccggTGCCCTTGCgggctgctggtgctgtaggccaggggttaacctgctgtgccacagcacaggccacgAAGAACCATTGTTAAAGAGAATCCCAACACAGCTTTCTTCCTTGCTTTGGTGCCACTGTTTCTGTCTCACACTGGTACAGCGTCTAAACATCCAGGCATTTAAACAAGAACACATCTGTCACAGAACCTCTGAGAACCTGGGGGGCCTGGTCTCCCCTTGCTGGCTGGCTGGGCAGGAAATGACGGCAGTGACCTTGAAGGTGGCAGAGCCTCGTCCAGCGGGAGCCCTGAGCGGCACAGTGAGCCTCCAGCCCCAGTCTACCAGCTCACACCCAGCACACGTCCTGCCCTCGTACACACAGCGCGCCTGGGTCCTCCCGAGCAGCAGGAGCAGGGTCAGCCCCCAGCTCACTGGACGCCCAGGCATGGACGAGATTGGGGCTGACCAAGGAGAATGGACAGAGAATCCCCCCAGGGACTTCCTCCCACAGTGACCATGCTCCCCCCATCAGCGTCCTCTCCCCCAGCACATCCAGGAGAGGCGTTCTCTGTGGAGAGATCCTGCCCCAAAGATGTGCTCTAGGAATTAGCATTGCTCCCATTCGTGAGGCCGTTGCCTTAAGAACTGGGCAAATACCCCATTTCCCAAAGGACCTGCCTGTGTTACAGTTTAAAGGGGACCCAAGTCTCCGCCCGGCGTGTTTTCAAACTCTCACTCTGATGACCACATCTGGATGGACCAGGTGTGCGCATGGCCAGAAAACGGATCCTCATTCTAACAGCCCCCAATTCTAACCCAAGGATGCCAGGacccttaataaataaataaataaataaataaataaaaaacttgcacatttctttccttaatttatGATTTTTGTAGGGAAACATTAGTGTCAAGAAAAATGCCGCCAATTTATGGTCTTGTGGCCACAGGATAAAGTTATAGACTAGCAGGTATCATATCACcctacatttttcaaaaaattctaaataattttatgtgctctttaaaaaaaaaaagatgcacttatttcaaagaaagagttacagagaggcagaggcagagagatacagagagagggaggttttccattccctgggtcattccccaaatggccacaatggccggagctgggccgatccaaagccaggagccaggagcttcttcaggtctcccatgtgggtgcaggggcccaaggacctgggccatcttctactgccttcccaggccatagcagagagctggatcggaagtggagcagctgggactcgaactggcgtccatatgaatgctagcactgcaggaggtggttttacccgctatgccatggcgctggccctcacCCTACATATTGACACAATGTGCCAGTGTGTAAGGCACCATTTACCACCGCGCCTTTGTCCCAAACTCCTTCTCACCACCAGCGGCTCAGTGTTACACTTAGAATCGGCGCATCTTACATTAAATGATGCTGCATCTCGCACAGTACCCTGGCTGGCTGTTCTGGCTTCAGAGCTCTGCACCCTGCGATGAGCCCTTTTTCAAAGGACCGAGGTAAGCTCCCAAGTATATAAGGggaaatttcaaaatttacagTTAAAGTTGCTCACAGGATACAAGCCAGTCCAAAGGCAGAGGGACTTTCCGGTGTGACCAGCGCCAGGTATATACAGGAGCACAAGACAAGAGAAGCAAGTATGGTCACATGACCCAAGAGGCAGGAATTTTTTCAAACAGCCCTACCGCTCAGGGCTGAATGTTTGAAGAGTCGCTCCAGCCACATCCTGCAATGGAGCCATCTGTAACCCAGGGCTGCGGAGCTCAGAGACAGGGCGGCACTCACCAAAGTCTGGTCAACCACTTCACACCCCAGGGTGCTgccaccccagccccgggccccagAGACACACAGCGCTGGTGCTCACCTATGACTCTGCACAAGCACAGTGAGCTTCGAGAGTAAGGGACAGAGGGGCTCAGCACTGCTGGTCTGCAGGGATCCTCTGTGCCGGCGGCTGGGGCATGCCGGCATCGCTCTGTCTCCGTTAATCACAACTGCGCACACGGGCAGCCATCCTCTCTGGCTAGGTATCATCTTCAGGACTCGGGGAATGGGGCTTGTTTCTGGGAGCACAGCTCTGGTTCTCGACTTGCCAGAGGCTACTCCCAAAACCAGCAATgctctttcttttgcttctaaACCCCTATCTATAAACGGCAACAAGAGGAGATTTTCAACCAAGTCCAAAGCACAACAGCAAAACGCTGCTTTTAAAGAGATGGCacctggccggtgctgcggctcactcggctaattctccgcctgcggtgccggcaccccgggttctagtcctgttcagggcgccggttctgtcccggttgcccctcttccagtctagctctctgctgcggcctgggagggcagtggaggatggcccaagtgcttgggccctgcacccgcacgggagaccaagaagaagcacctggctcctggcttcagattggcgcagcgcgctggccgcagcagccatttggggggtaaatcaatggagaaggaagacctttctctctctctctctctctcactgtccactctgcctgtcaaaaaaaggagaTGACACCCTTTTCTACCTGACTACACTTACCTCTTTCAAAAGTACATTTGATGGTGCACAATCTTATGGAGATCTCTTTTAAGAGTGTGAAAGGATTTCCTCCCCTAAATAAACTGAATAagccctattaaaaaaaaaaaaaaaagcagtgcacTCTGCTCAAGA
Above is a genomic segment from Oryctolagus cuniculus chromosome 6, mOryCun1.1, whole genome shotgun sequence containing:
- the ZNF608 gene encoding zinc finger protein 608 isoform X5: MQLEGKGQLGARQTVDPLFTVPAPPPPIASSLTPQILPSYFSPSSNIAAPVEQLLVRTRSVGVNTCEVGVVTEPECLGPCEPGTSVNLEGIVWHETEEGVLVVNVTWRNKTYVGTLLDCTKHDWAPPRFCESPTSDLEMRGGRGRGKRARSAAAAPGSEASFAECRGLQSKNRGGANGKGRRGSLNASGRRTPPNCAAEDIKASPSSTNKRKNKPPMELDLNSSSEDSKPGKRVRTNSRSTPTTPQGKPEATFLDQGCSSPVLIDCPHPNCNKKYKHINGLRYHQAHAHLDPENKLEFEPDSEDKISDCEEALSNVALECSEPSTSAPAYDQAKAPASPGAGNPPGTPKGKRELLSNGPVATLGSKAGKNSGKKKGLSADLSNLPVISNMTATLDSCSAADGSSAAEMPKLEAEGLIDKKTLGEKEKGRKASNCKMDKNLSKLKGARPIAPAPAPTPPQLIAIPTAAFTATTTGTMPGLPSLTTTVVQATPKSPPLKPIQPKPTIMGEPLTVNPALVSLKDKKKKEKRKLKDKEGKDSGSPKTDAKLGKLEEPKGAAGKDLAGHFLKDHLTKGEGLANGLAESQESRMASIKAEADKVYTFTDNAPSPSIGSASRMECSTLVNGQAPMPALHVLAQNGPESSAAKTSSPAYSDISDAADDGGSDSRSEGMRSKASSPSEILSGKDGVARGHPAAAAQASQLKESPSPYYHGYDPYYSPSYMHAGQAGAPAAGTGGSSQGMKVKKECEEDAEKKDKAEQLESKKGDHGAAPLQPQHQSVITQRHPALAQSLYYGQYAYGLYMDQKSLMATSPAYRQQYEKYYEDQRLAEQKVAQAGRGDSERKHELPLKELGQEDGKQKHVPSATVSKAPSTPEPSKSHSKLGPSVPNKTEETGKSQLLSNQQQQLQADSFKAKQMENHQLIKEAVEMKSVMDSMKQTGVDPTSRFKQDPDSRTWHHYVYQPKYLEQQKSEELDREKRLKEDSPRKTPNKEGVASSLPVSLASIKEEPKEAKRPDSQPLEENKLKSDDRKTPVNWKDSRGSRVAVSSPMSQHQSYIQYLHAYPYPQVYDPSHPAYRAVSPVLMHSYPGAYLSPGFHYPVYGKMSGREEAEKVNTSPSISAKAATESKALDLLQQHASQYRSKSPVPVEKAAAEREREAERERDRHSPFSQRHLHTHHHTHVGMGYPLIPGQYDPFQGLTSAALVASQQVAAQASASGMFPAQRRE